The following proteins are co-located in the Vigna unguiculata cultivar IT97K-499-35 chromosome 9, ASM411807v1, whole genome shotgun sequence genome:
- the LOC114164478 gene encoding protein ALP1-like: protein MSEPTTKRRKKNDEGSTRKTKKKKRELKGVLTTILFMDGKEKEEEEKEEHEKKKGMVDGYYSEVEESNPRKRNKVAGGGGGDSVSHRRVWVKERSGAWWEECNKAEFPEEEFRKAFRMGRVTFEAICEELNSVIAKEDTTLRNAIPVKQRVAVCLWRLATGDPLSVVSKRFGLGISTCHKLVLEVCTAIKRVLMPKYLQWPNAVILRDIKGEFENVSGIPNVVGSMFTSHVPIIAPKMSVSAYFNKRHTERNHRTSYSVTVQGVVDHRGVFTDVCIGWPGSMGNDQVLEKSALFQRANNGGLNLSGVWIVGGSGYPLLDWVLVPYTQKNLTWTQHAFNEKIGEVRRVARDAFGRLKGRWGCLRKRTEVKLQDLPLVLGACCVLHNICELKNEEMDAELLKIDDDVDDDDDDLVVEPEVALRSVSSFKARDAIAHNLLHHGRAGTSFV from the coding sequence ATGAGCGAACCCACGACAAAACGCCGTAAGAAGAACGATGAGGGGTCAACCCGtaagacgaagaagaagaagagagaactGAAGGGTGTGCTCACAACAATCCTGTTCATGGatggaaaagagaaagaagaagaagaaaaagaagaacacGAGAAAAAGAAGGGCATGGTCGATGGTTACTACAGCGAGGTGGAAGAGTCCAATCCGAGAAAGAGAAACAAGGTCGCCGGCGGCGGCGGCGGTGACTCGGTGAGTCACCGGCGAGTTTGGGTGAAGGAGCGTTCGGGGGCGTGGTGGGAGGAGTGTAACAAAGCCGAATTTCCGGAGGAAGAGTTCCGGAAAGCGTTCAGGATGGGAAGGGTGACTTTCGAAGCGATTTGCGAGGAGCTGAATTCGGTGATTGCGAAGGAGGACACGACGCTGCGAAACGCCATTCCGGTGAAGCAAAGGGTGGCGGTTTGTCTGTGGCGGTTGGCCACCGGCGACCCTCTGAGCGTGGTTTCGAAAAGGTTCGGTTTGGGGATATCCACTTGCCACAAACTGGTTCTTGAGGTCTGCACTGCCATAAAGAGAGTGCTTATGCCAAAGTATCTGCAATGGCCTAATGCTGTTATCTTGAGGGACATCAAGGGTGAGTTTGAGAACGTTTCTGGGATCCCCAACGTTGTGGGATCCATGTTCACTTCTCATGTTCCCATCATAGCTCCTAAGATGAGTGTCTCTGCTTACTTCAACAAGAGGCACACCGAGAGGAACCACAGGACTTCATATTCTGTGACTGTTCAGGGTGTTGTCGACCACAGAGGGGTTTTCACCGATGTGTGCATTGGGTGGCCTGGTTCAATGGGTAACGATCAGGTGTTGGAAAAGTCGGCACTTTTTCAGAGGGCTAATAATGGGGGGCTTAATCTCAGTGGTGTTTGGATCGTGGGTGGTTCCGGGTACCCTTTGTTGGATTGGGTTCTGGTGCCTTATACGCAGAAGAATCTCACTTGGACTCAGCATGCTTTCAATGAGAAGATTGGGGAGGTTCGAAGGGTTGCTAGGGATGCATTTGGAAGGTTGAAAGGACGGTGGGGGTGCTTGCGAAAGAGAACTGAGGTGAAGCTGCAAGATTTGCCTCTTGTGCTCGGGGCTTGTTGTGTTTTGCATAACATATGTGAGTTGAAGAATGAGGAAATGGATGCTGAGTTGTTGAAGATCGACGatgatgttgatgatgatgatgatgatttggTGGTGGAGCCCGAGGTTGCTTTGAGATCTGTTAGCTCCTTCAAGGCCAGGGATGCAATTGCTCATAACCTTTTGCACCATGGACGAGCTGGCACTTCTTTTGTTTGA
- the LOC114162920 gene encoding protein phosphatase 2C 50-like has protein sequence MEEMSTTVTVPLRVGNSVCDKPTITTHMDVSRIKLMTDAGLLSNSIAKVSTDTFIADEDLDSDCLVEEVGSAAVTPPEQGRVEEIPMLGMVSQNINSLVVGEEVLTPEIEDDDLISLEGDPIIDSSLSVVSENSSFCGDEFISSEVSADLGTRSSIEIEKSITTVKIAARATDLGVSNVVADVAVSVEEETGVISGPEPTTGVLHQRTLERSVSGTVGRSVFELDCTPLWGFTSVCGKRPEMEDALATVPRFLKIPIQMLTGDRVPDGIDQCFREQTVHFFGVYDGHGGSQVANYCRERMHLALAEEIESVREGLLVESTKDDCPDLWKKAFSSCFLKVDSEVGGDVNSDPVAPETVGSTAVVAVICSSHIVVSNCGDSRAVLCRGKEPMALSVDHKPNRPDEYARIEAAGGRVIQWNGHRVFGVLAMSRSIGDRYLKPWIIPDPEVMFLPRAKDDDCLILASDGLWDVMTNEEVCDIARRRILLWHKKNGMPLSSERGEGIDPAAQAAAEYLSNRALQKGSKDNITVIVVDLKAHRKFKSKT, from the exons ATGGAGGAGATGTCAACCACGGTTACAGTGCCACTGAGAGTAGGTAATTCAGTGTGTGATAAGCCAACCATTACTACTCACATGGATGTGTCCAGAATTAAGCTGATGACAGATGCAGGGTTGTTATCCAATTCTATAGCTAAGGTTTCTACCGATACTTTTATTGCTGATGAGGATCTTGACAGTGATTGTCTTGTGGAGGAAGTTGGTAGTGCAGCGGTCACACCACCAGAACAGGGAAGAGTAGAAGAAATTCCGATGTTGGGTATGGTGTCCCAGAATATAAACTCTTTGGTTGTCGGTGAAGAAGTTTTAACCCCAGAAATTGAGGATGATGATTTGATATCGCTGGAGGGTGATCCAATTATTGATAGTTCTCTTTCAGTAGTCAGCGAGAATAGTAGTTTTTGTGGAGATGAGTTCATCAGTTCTGAGGTTTCTGCAGATTTAGGGACAAGAAGTTCCATAGAAATCGAGAAAAGCATCACCACTGTGAAAATTGCTGCCAGGGCCACTGATTTGGGTGTGTCAAATGTAGTTGCAGATGTGGCAGTTAGCGTTGAAGAAGAGACTGGAGTTATATCTGGCCCAGAGCCTACTACTGGTGTTCTTCATCAACGAACTCTAGAAAGATCTGTGAGTGGAACAGTTGGTAGAAGTGTTTTTGAATTAGATTGTACCCCACTTTGGGGATTTACATCTGTGTGTGGAAAAAGACCTGAGATGGAAGATGCACTCGCAACTGTACCtagatttttgaaaattcctaTTCAAATGCTAACTGGTGATAGGGTACCTGATGGAATAGACCAATGTTTCAGGGAGCAGACAGTGCATTTCTTTGGAGTCTATGATGGCCATGGTGGCTCTCAG GTGGCAAATTATTGCCGCGAGCGCATGCATTTAGCCTTGGCAGAGGAAATAGAATCTGTGAGAGAAGGTCTTTTAGTTGAAAGCACCAAGGATGATTGTCCAGATCTGTGGAAAAAAGCCTTCAGCAGTTGTTTTTTGAAGGTTGATTCTGAAGTTGGGGGTGATGTTAATTCTGATCCTGTTGCCCCAGAAACTGTTGGATCAACTGCTGTTGTTGCTGTTATATGTTCATCTCATATTGTAGTTTCAAACTGTGGTGATTCAAGAGCGGTTCTGTGTCGTGGCAAAGAACCCATGGCCCTATCAGTTGACCATAAA CCAAATCGACCCGATGAATATGCAAGAATTGAGGCCGCCGGAGGCAGGGTGATACAATGGAATGGTCACCGAGTTTTTGGTGTTCTCGCAATGTCAAGGTCGATTG GTGATAGGTATCTGAAGCCATGGATTATTCCAGATCCTGAGGTGATGTTTCTTCCTCGTGCCAAAGACGATGACTGTCTCATTCTGGCCAGTGATGGCCTGTGGGATGTCATGACAAACGAAGAGGTGTGCGACATCGCTCGGCGGCGCATACTTCTCTGGCACAAGAAAAATGGCATGCCACTGTCCTCAGAAAGGGGAGAGGGAATTGATCCTGCTGCACAAGCAGCTGCAGAGTACCTCTCAAACCGTGCCCTTCAGAAAGGAAGCAAAGACAACATCACTGTGATTGTGGTGGACTTGAAAGCTCATAGAAAATTTAAGAGCAAGACGTGA
- the LOC114162921 gene encoding uncharacterized protein At4g33100: MREKKASKSLSSTSPCATLRDAYHNCFNRWYAEKFMKGHWDKQECVSEWQKYRACLSQHLEDKHLIRFLQAEGIVQDSGVTSQ, translated from the exons ATGAGAGAGAAGAAAGCCTCCAAATCGTTATCTTCGACCTCTCCTTGTGCCACACTTCGTGACGCATACCACAATTGCTTCAACAG GTGGTACGCCGAGAAATTCATGAAGGGTCACTGGGACAAACAAGAATGCGTTTCTGAGTGGCAAAAATACCGGGCGTGCCTTTCT CAACATTTGGAAGATAAGCATCTGATTCGTTTCTTACAAGCTGAAGGCATTGTTCAAGACAGTGGTGTTACTTCTCAGTAA
- the LOC114163385 gene encoding serine/threonine-protein kinase tricorner, with amino-acid sequence MEDLEEEENVAEEVLGSSLTMEKVAAAKKFIENHYRAQMKNIQERKERRWVLERKLASSDVPNEERINLIKDLERKETEYMRLKRHKICVDDFELLTIIGRGAFGEVRLCREKKSGNIYAMKKLKKSEMLRRGQVEHVRAERNLLAEVASHCIVKLYYSFQDAEYLYLIMEYLPGGDIMTLLMREDTLSENVARFYIAQSVLAIESIHKHNYIHRDIKPDNLLLDKNGHMKLSDFGLCKPLDCIALSTLHENQTMDDETLAEPMDVDGCLRDADNRSSWRSPREQLQHWQMNRRKLAFSTVGTPDYIAPEVLLKKGYGMECDWWSLGAIMYEMLVGYPPFYSDDPITTCRKIVHWRNHLRFPEDTQLTLEAKDLIYRLLCDVDHRLGTRGAQEIKAHPWFNGVEWEKLYEMEAAFKPQVNGELDTQNFMKFDEVDPPTAARSGSGSSRKMLTTKDLSFVGYTYKNFDAVKEGLRQSFGDSMQEYASKRAAEETNLQMLASSGDPMLP; translated from the exons ATGGAGGATCTCGAGGAGGAAGAGAACGTAGCGGAGGAGGTGTTGGGGTCAAGCTTGACCATGGAGAAGGTGGCGGCGGCGAAGAAGTTCATTGAGAATCATTATAGGGCTCAGATGAAGAACATCCAAGAGAGGAAGGAGAG gcGTTGGGTGTTAGAAAGAAAATTAGCATCTTCGGATGTGCCAAATGAGGAGCGCATCAACCTTATCAAAGATTTAGAGAGGAAGGAGACTGAATATATGCGATTGAAAAGGCACAAGATTTGTGTTGATGATTTTGAACTTTTGACCATCATTGGAAGGGGGGCTTTTGGGGAG GTCAGACTGTGTCGGGAGAAGAAATCTGGAAATATTTATGCTATGAAAAAGCTGAAGAAATCTGAAATGCTTAGGAGAGGCCAG GTGGAACATGTTAGAGCTGAGAGGAACTTGCTGGCTGAAGTTGCCAGTCATTGCATTGTGAAGCTTTACTACTCATTTCAGGATGCTGAGTACTTGTACTTGATTATGGAGTATCTGCCTGGGGGTGACATTATGACTCTGCTGATGAGGGAAGACACCTTAAGTGAAAATGTTGCTAGATTTTATATTGCACAAAGTGTTCTGGCTATAGAATCTATTCACAAACACAATTACATTCACAG AGACATTAAACCTGATAACCTACTTCTGGATAAAAATGGTCACATGAAGCTCTCTGATTTTGGTCTCTGTAAGCCTCTCGATTGTATTGCCTTGTCTACACTGCATGAAAATCAGACCATGGATGATGAGACTTTGGCAGAGCCAATGGATGTTGATGGATGTTTGCGTGATGCGGACAATCGCAGCAGCTGGAGAAGTCCTCGTGAACAGCTTCAGCATTGGCAGATGAACAGGAGGAAGTTG GCATTTTCAACGGTGGGGACACCAGACTACATTGCTCCTGAAGTACTTCTGAAAAAAGGCTATGGGATGGAATGTGATTG GTGGTCACTGGGAGCAATAATGTATGAAATGCTGGTTGGTTACCCTCCATTTTACTCCGATGACCCAATAACCACTTGCAGAAAG ATTGTTCACTGGAGAAATCATTTAAGATTTCCTGAAGATACCCAGTTAACACTTGAGGCCAAGGATCTAATTTATAGGTTGCTGTGTGATGTTGATCATAGGTTAGGTACTCGAGGGGCCCAAGAAATAAAG GCTCATCCATGGTTCAATGGTGTGGAGTGGGAGAAACTGTATGAAATGGAGGCAGCATTTAAACCTCAAGTCAACGGGGAGCTGGATACCCAAAACTTCATGAAGTTTGATGAG GTGGATCCACCAACAGCGGCAAGAAGTGGGTCTGGATCCTCACGAAAG ATGCTAACTACCAAAGATCTAAGCTTCGTGGGTTACACTTACAAGAACTTCGATGCTGTAAAAGAAGGGCTTCGTCAATCTTTTG GTGATTCTATGCAAGAATATGCTTCTAAACGGGCAGCTGAAGAAACAAATTTACAAATGCTTGCGTCTTCTGGAGATCCCATGTTACCGTAA
- the LOC114162919 gene encoding aminopeptidase M1, with translation MDQFKGQPRLPKFAIPKLYDIRLKPDLVEHRFAGSVAVDLDIVAGTSFIVLNAAELSVTPDSISFTVGDSSTVFKPSRVELFESDEILVLEFPQEIPVGLGVLSILFEGILNDRMKGFYRSTYEHNGEKKTMAVTQFEPADARRCFPCWDEPVCKATFKITLDVPSELVALSNMPVVEEITNGDLKTVSYQESPIMSTYLVAVVVGLFDYVEDHTPDGVKVRVYCQVGKANQGKFALDVAVKTLELYKNYFATPYSLPKLDMIAIPDFAAGAMENYGLVTYRETALLYDDQHSAAANKQRVATVVAHELAHQWFGNLVTMEWWTHLWLNEGFATWVSYLATDSLFPEWKIWSQFLHESTEGLRLDGLAESHPIEVEINHACEIDEIFDAISYRKGASVIRMLQSYLGAECFQRSLASYIKKYACSNAKTEDLWAALEEGSGEPVNKLMTSWTKQKGYPVVSVKVNDQKLEFDQSQFLSSGAQGEGEWIVPVTLCSGTYDVRKSFLLQSKSDAHDVKDFIGTADINDWIKLNVDQAGFYRVKYDEVLAAKLRYAVEKQLLSASDRFGVLDDSYALCMARQESLTSLINLMGSYREEVDYTVLSNLITITLKVERIVADAKPQLLDYFRQFFIGLLQHCAERLGWEPKPEESHLDAMLRGEILTALAVLGHDLTLEEGNKRFQAFLEDRNTPLLPPDTRKAAYVAVMQGASKSTRSGYDSLLKVYRETDLSQEKTRILGSLSSSRDPELILEALNFMLSSEVRSQDAVFGLAVNREGRDVAWLWLKDNWEHLTKTYGSGFLITRFVSAVVSPFASLEKAKEVEEFFASHGTPSIARTLKQSLERVNINANWVESIMIEESLTDAVRELAYRKY, from the exons atggATCAGTTCAAAGGACAACCTCGTCTTCCAAAATTCGCCATTCCCAAACTGTACGACATTAGGCTCAAGCCCGACCTCGTCGAGCACCGTTTCGCTGGATCGGTCGCCGTCGACCTCGACATCGTCGCCGGCACCTCTTTCATCGTTCTCAATGCTGCCGAACTCTCCGTCACACCCGACTCCATTTCATTCACCGTTGGAGATTCCTCCACG GTTTTTAAGCCTTCGCGAGTTGAGTTGTTTGAAAGTGATGAGATTCTGGTTCTGGAGTTCCCGCAGGAAATACCCGTTGGGCTGGGTGTATTGTCTATTCTTTTTGAAGGAATCTTGAACGATAGAATGAAAGGGTTCTACAGAAG TACCTATGAACATAATGGTGAGAAGAAGACTATGGCAGTTACACAATTTGAACCAGCTGATGCCAGGCGTTGCTTTCCTTGTTGGGATGAACCTGTTTGCAAG GCTACTTTCAAGATCACATTGGATGTGCCTTCAGAGCTTGTTGCTCTTTCCAACATGCCAGTTGTTGAAGAAATAACAAATGGAGATCTAAAAACAGTTTCGTATCAAGAATCACCAATCATGTCTACTTACTTGGTTGCTGTTGTAGTTGGTTTGTTTGATTATGTGGAAGATCACACCCCTGACG GCGTCAAAGTCCGAGTGTACTGTCAAGTTGGTAAGGCAAACCAGGGGAAATTTGCGCTTGATGTGGCTGTGAAAACTTTGGAACTTTACAAAAA CTACTTCGCTACTCCTTACTCTCTGCCAAAATTGGATATGATTGCGATCCCTGATTTTGCTGCTGGAGCCATGGAGAATTATGGTCTGGTTACATATCGGGAGACTGCTTTGTTATATGATGACCAGCATTCTGCTGCTGCAAACAAACAGAGG GTTGCAACTGTTGTAGCTCACGAACTAGCTCACCAGTGGTTTGGCAATCTTGTTACGATGGAGTGGTGGACACATTTATGGCTGAATGAGGGGTTTGCAACATGG GTGAGCTATTTAGCAACTGATAGCTTGTTTCCTGAGTGGAAAATATGGTCTCAATTTCTTCATGAATCCACGGAGGGTCTTAGGTTGGATGGACTTGCAGAATCCCACCCAATTGAG gtGGAGATAAATCATGCTTGTGAGATTGATGAAATATTTGATGCAATAAGTTATAGAAAAGGTGCATCTGTTATTAGGATGCTGCAAAGCTATCTCGGTGCTGAATGCTTTCAG AGGTCGCTGgcttcatatataaaaaaatatgcttGCTCAAATGCTAAGACTGAGGATCTCTGGGCTGCACTTGAGGAAGGATCTGGTGAACCCGTGAACAAGTTAATGACCTCATGGACAAAGCAGAAGGGATATCCTGTTGTATCTGTTAAAGTCAATGATCAGAAATTGGAATTTGATCAG TCACAATTCTTGTCAAGTGGTGCTCAAGGAGAAGGCGAATGGATTGTTCCAGTAACATTATGCTCTGGCACTTATGATGTCCGCAAGAGTTTCCTCTTGCAATCAAAATCTGATGCACATGACGTCAAAGACTTCATTGGTACCGCAGACATAAATGACTGGATTAAACTTAATGTGGATCAGGCTGGTTTTTATAGGGTGAAATATGATGAGGTGCTTGCTGCTAAGCTTAGATATGCAGTAGAGAAACAACTCTTATCTGCCTCAGACCGATTTG GCGTTTTGGATGATTCATATGCACTTTGTATGGCTCGCCAAGAATCATTGACCTCCTTGATTAACTTGATGGGATCATACAGAGAGGAAGTTGATTATACCGTGCTGTCTAACCTAATAACT ATAACTCTTAAAGTTGAACGCATTGTAGCCGATGCTAAACCTCAATTGCTAGATTATTTCAGGCAGTTCTTTATTGGTCTTCTCCAGCACTGTGCTGA GAGGCTTGGTTGGGAGCCTAAACCAGAAGAAAGTCATCTAGATGCAATGTTGAGAGGAGAAATTTTGACTGCCCTTGCTGTGCTTGGTCATGATTTAACACTGGAAGAAGGAAACAAGCGTTTTCAGGCATTCTTAGAGGACAGGAATACACCACTTCTCCCGCCTGATACAAGAAAG GCAGCATATGTAGCTGTAATGCAAGGGGCAAGCAAATCTACTCGATCCGGTTATGATTCCCTTTTGAAAGTATACAGAGAAACTGACCTTAGCCAGGAGAAAACACGAATTCTTG GCTCTCTGTCATCTTCACGTGATCCAGAGCTAATTCTTGAAGCTCTTAACTTTATGTTGTCATCTGAG GTTCGGAGCCAGGATGCCGTTTTTGGACTTGCTGTTAATAGAGAAGGACGAGATGTAGCTTGGTTATGGCTTAAG GACAACTGGGAACACCTCACAAAAACATATGGTTCAGGATTTCTGATAACTCGCTTTGTCAGTGCAGTTGTCTCACCG TTTGCTTCCCTTGAGAAGGCCAAGGAGGTAGAAGAATTCTTTGCAAGCCATGGTACGCCTTCCATTGCTAGAACTTTAAAGCAGAGCCTTGAGCGGGTTAATATCAATGCAAACTGGGTTGAGAGTATTATGATTGAAGAAAGCCTTACTGATGCTGTGAGGGAACTGGCATACAGAAAATATTAG